A genomic window from Mesorhizobium sp. CAU 1732 includes:
- a CDS encoding twin-arginine translocation signal domain-containing protein — protein sequence MTEAAISRRRFLRASTMAGAAVATVGTLAAPAVLAQAPKLLRMQTSWPESDVFQDMARQYVERVHAMSGGRLKIDLLPAGAVVGAFQVQDACHDGTIDATHTVPVYWYGKNKAASLFGTGPVFGADANQMIAWLYHGGGQEFYRELTQDILGLNIVGFLSFGMPAQPLGWFKSEITDASQLSGLKYRTVGLAADLFQSMGCSVAQLPGGEIVPAMERGVIDGFEFNNPTSDMRFGSQDVAKNYMLASYHQASESFEYIFNRDTFEDLDPDLQAILQYGVEAAHLANYSLAMHQYSEDLEKLSSEHGVNVKRTPDSVLQAQLDAWDKILPPLMEDAYFAKVVDSQKAWCERVVYYTLQNSPDYKLAYQHYFPDKI from the coding sequence ATGACTGAAGCTGCGATTTCTCGCCGCAGGTTTTTGCGCGCGTCGACCATGGCCGGCGCTGCCGTGGCGACTGTGGGCACCCTTGCCGCTCCGGCGGTCCTTGCCCAGGCTCCGAAGCTCTTGCGCATGCAGACGTCCTGGCCCGAATCCGACGTGTTCCAGGACATGGCCCGGCAATATGTCGAGCGCGTACATGCGATGTCCGGCGGCCGTCTCAAGATCGACCTTCTGCCGGCAGGCGCGGTCGTCGGCGCGTTCCAGGTGCAGGACGCCTGCCATGACGGCACCATCGATGCCACGCACACCGTGCCGGTCTACTGGTACGGCAAGAACAAGGCCGCCTCGCTGTTCGGCACCGGTCCGGTCTTCGGCGCCGACGCAAACCAGATGATCGCATGGCTCTACCATGGCGGCGGTCAGGAGTTCTATCGCGAGCTGACGCAGGACATTCTCGGCCTGAACATCGTCGGCTTCCTGTCTTTCGGCATGCCCGCACAGCCGCTCGGCTGGTTCAAAAGCGAGATCACCGACGCCAGCCAGCTTTCAGGCCTCAAATACCGCACTGTCGGCCTCGCCGCCGATCTCTTCCAGTCGATGGGCTGCTCGGTCGCGCAGTTGCCCGGCGGCGAAATCGTGCCCGCCATGGAACGCGGCGTCATCGACGGCTTCGAGTTCAACAACCCGACTTCGGACATGCGCTTCGGTTCGCAGGACGTCGCCAAGAACTACATGCTGGCGTCCTACCACCAGGCCTCGGAGTCCTTCGAGTACATCTTCAACCGCGACACGTTCGAGGATCTCGACCCGGACCTGCAGGCCATCCTGCAATATGGCGTCGAGGCGGCTCACCTCGCCAACTATTCGCTGGCGATGCACCAATACTCGGAAGATCTCGAAAAGCTGTCCTCGGAACACGGCGTCAACGTGAAGCGTACGCCCGACTCCGTTCTTCAGGCACAGCTCGATGCGTGGGACAAGATCCTGCCGCCGCTGATGGAAGACGCGTATTTCGCCAAGGTGGTCGACAGCCAGAAGGCCTGGTGCGAGCGTGTGGTGTACTACACGCTGCAGAACTCGCCCGACTACAAGCTGGCCTACCAGCATTATTTCCCCGACAAGATCTAG
- a CDS encoding TRAP transporter small permease subunit: protein MIAYIRFADTLSAWFGKVFAWCVMAMTIGVGYEVFVRYALNAPTPWAFDLSYMMYGTLFMMAGAYTLSRDGHVRGDFIYRLWRPRTQATVELVLYIFFFFPGVLALIFAGWRYAARSWRYLEVSSMSPANIPIFHFKSVIVAAGILLFIQGVAQVFRCVVCLRTGAWLSADDDVEETEKVLMDQLAREDAPIHGGEPLDIPSGYEPAELRQDRKDD from the coding sequence ATGATCGCTTACATCCGGTTTGCGGACACGCTCTCGGCGTGGTTCGGCAAGGTGTTCGCCTGGTGCGTCATGGCGATGACGATCGGCGTGGGTTACGAGGTGTTCGTGCGCTATGCGCTGAACGCGCCGACGCCATGGGCCTTCGACCTCTCCTACATGATGTACGGCACGCTGTTCATGATGGCCGGCGCCTACACGCTGTCGCGTGACGGGCATGTCCGAGGCGACTTCATCTACCGGCTCTGGCGGCCACGCACGCAGGCGACGGTCGAGCTGGTCCTCTACATCTTCTTCTTCTTTCCCGGCGTGCTGGCTCTCATCTTCGCCGGCTGGCGCTACGCCGCCCGCTCGTGGCGCTATCTGGAAGTCTCCAGCATGAGCCCCGCCAACATCCCGATCTTCCATTTCAAGTCGGTGATCGTGGCGGCGGGCATCCTCCTGTTCATACAAGGCGTCGCGCAGGTCTTCCGCTGCGTGGTCTGCCTGCGAACGGGCGCCTGGCTGAGTGCCGACGACGACGTCGAGGAGACCGAAAAGGTCCTGATGGATCAACTCGCCCGGGAAGACGCCCCGATCCATGGCGGGGAGCCGCTGGATATTCCCTCAGGCTACGAGCCCGCCGAACTGAGACAGGATCGCAAGGATGACTGA
- a CDS encoding TRAP transporter large permease subunit, with amino-acid sequence MTDPFIAVVMLLILILAIFLGFPVAFTLMALGVGFGYYAYFDDGRMWRAYERAVEDGASTMTQWEQWVGGFFNNRIFDLFVNQTYSVMSNDVLTAIPLFLFMGYIVERANIIDRLFSTLYIATRRLPGAMAVAALVTCTLFATATGIVGAVVTLMGLLALPAMLNARYDVRYATGVICAGGTLGILIPPSILLIVYAATSGVSVVRMYAAALIPGLMLAGLYLVYVIGRAMLQPRLAPKPRDEDIGEHTSGQVAWMLLTSFVPLAFLIFAVLGAILFGIATPSEAAAIGAIGGIALAAAYGALTWQRLKESVYLTARTSAMVCWLFVGSATFASIFAYLGGQQLVSEFVTGLDMSPLMFLIVAQLIIFVLGWPLEWTEIIVIFIPIFLPLLAHFQIDPLFFGILVAVNLQTAFLSPPMAMSAYYLKGIAPKHVQLPDIFMGMMPYMAIVIFCLVLIYVFPQTVYWLPNLLYG; translated from the coding sequence ATGACTGACCCGTTCATTGCAGTCGTGATGCTGCTGATCCTGATCCTCGCGATCTTCCTCGGCTTTCCCGTCGCGTTCACGCTCATGGCGCTGGGCGTCGGCTTTGGCTACTACGCCTATTTCGACGATGGCCGGATGTGGCGCGCCTATGAGCGGGCGGTCGAGGACGGCGCCAGCACCATGACCCAGTGGGAGCAGTGGGTCGGCGGCTTCTTCAACAACCGCATCTTCGATCTCTTCGTGAACCAGACCTATTCGGTCATGTCGAACGACGTGCTCACGGCGATCCCGCTCTTCCTGTTCATGGGCTACATCGTCGAGCGCGCGAACATCATCGACCGCCTCTTTTCCACGCTCTACATCGCGACGCGCCGCCTGCCCGGCGCGATGGCGGTCGCCGCACTCGTCACCTGCACGCTGTTCGCGACCGCGACGGGAATCGTCGGCGCGGTCGTCACTTTGATGGGCCTGCTGGCTCTGCCGGCGATGCTGAACGCCCGCTACGATGTCCGCTACGCGACCGGCGTGATCTGCGCCGGCGGCACGCTCGGCATCCTGATCCCGCCCTCGATCCTGCTCATCGTCTACGCGGCGACATCCGGCGTGTCTGTCGTGCGCATGTATGCCGCAGCACTCATCCCCGGATTGATGCTCGCCGGACTGTATCTCGTCTACGTCATCGGCCGCGCAATGCTGCAACCGCGGCTCGCACCCAAGCCGCGCGACGAGGACATCGGCGAGCACACATCCGGCCAGGTCGCGTGGATGCTGCTGACGTCCTTCGTCCCGCTGGCATTTCTGATTTTCGCCGTTCTGGGCGCCATCCTGTTCGGCATCGCCACGCCGTCGGAAGCGGCCGCGATCGGCGCGATCGGCGGCATCGCTCTCGCCGCCGCCTATGGCGCCCTCACGTGGCAGCGGCTGAAGGAATCCGTCTATCTCACCGCGCGAACGTCCGCGATGGTGTGCTGGCTCTTCGTCGGCTCGGCAACCTTCGCCTCCATCTTCGCCTATCTCGGCGGGCAGCAGCTCGTCAGCGAGTTCGTCACCGGGCTCGACATGTCGCCGCTGATGTTCCTGATCGTCGCGCAGCTCATCATCTTCGTGCTCGGCTGGCCGCTGGAATGGACGGAGATCATCGTGATCTTCATCCCGATCTTCCTGCCGCTGCTTGCCCATTTCCAGATCGATCCGCTGTTCTTCGGCATCCTCGTCGCGGTGAACCTGCAAACGGCGTTCCTGTCTCCGCCCATGGCGATGTCGGCCTATTATCTCAAGGGCATAGCGCCGAAACATGTGCAACTGCCGGACATCTTCATGGGCATGATGCCGTATATGGCGATCGTCATCTTCTGCCTGGTGCTGATCTACGTCTTCCCGCAGACCGTCTACTGGCTGCCCAACCTGCTGTACGGCTGA
- a CDS encoding argininosuccinate synthase: protein MSKWKDVKKVVLAYSGGLDTSIILKWLQTELGAEVVTFTADLGQGEELEPARKKAEMLGIKDIYIEDVREEFVSDFVFPMFRANAQYEGLYLLGTSIARPLISKRLVEIARETGADAIAHGATGKGNDQVRFELSAYALNPDIKVIAPWRDWSFKSRTDLIDFAEKHQIPVAKDKKGEAPFSVDANLLHSSSEGKVLEDPWGEPPEYVHMRTLSPMDAPDKATDIVITFKNGDPVAIDGKAMSPATLLAALNDLGRDNGIGRLDLVENRFVGMKSRGVYETPGGTILLQAHRAIESITLDRGAAHLKDELMPRYAELIYNGFWFSPEREMLQALIDKSQQDVEGEVRLKLYKGNVIVTGRRSPKSLYSDALVTFEDDRGAYDQKDAEGFIRLNALRLRTLAARKRNS, encoded by the coding sequence ATGTCGAAGTGGAAAGACGTCAAGAAGGTCGTGCTCGCCTATTCGGGCGGCCTCGATACCTCCATCATCCTGAAATGGCTCCAGACCGAACTCGGTGCGGAGGTCGTGACCTTCACGGCGGATCTCGGCCAGGGCGAGGAGCTCGAGCCCGCGCGCAAGAAGGCCGAGATGCTCGGCATCAAGGACATCTATATCGAGGACGTGCGCGAGGAATTCGTGTCCGACTTCGTGTTCCCGATGTTCCGCGCCAATGCGCAGTATGAAGGCCTGTACCTGCTCGGCACGTCGATTGCGCGCCCGCTGATCTCCAAGCGTCTGGTCGAAATCGCCCGCGAGACCGGTGCGGACGCCATCGCCCACGGCGCTACGGGCAAGGGCAACGACCAGGTCCGCTTCGAGCTGTCGGCCTACGCGCTCAATCCCGACATCAAGGTCATCGCGCCGTGGCGCGACTGGTCGTTCAAGTCGCGCACAGACCTGATCGACTTCGCCGAAAAGCACCAGATTCCCGTCGCCAAGGACAAGAAGGGCGAGGCACCGTTCTCGGTGGACGCCAACCTTCTGCACTCGTCCTCCGAGGGCAAGGTTCTGGAAGATCCGTGGGGCGAGCCGCCGGAATACGTCCACATGCGCACCCTGTCGCCGATGGACGCGCCCGACAAGGCGACCGACATCGTCATCACCTTCAAGAACGGTGACCCCGTCGCCATCGACGGCAAGGCGATGTCGCCGGCGACACTGCTCGCCGCGCTCAACGATCTCGGCCGCGACAACGGCATCGGCCGCCTCGATCTGGTCGAAAACCGCTTCGTCGGCATGAAATCGCGCGGCGTCTACGAAACGCCCGGCGGCACGATCCTCTTGCAGGCGCATCGCGCGATCGAGTCGATCACGCTCGACCGGGGCGCGGCGCATCTCAAGGACGAACTGATGCCGCGCTATGCGGAGCTGATCTATAACGGCTTCTGGTTCTCGCCCGAGCGCGAGATGCTTCAGGCGCTGATCGACAAAAGCCAGCAGGACGTCGAAGGCGAGGTTCGCCTGAAACTCTACAAGGGCAATGTCATCGTCACCGGCCGCCGCTCGCCGAAGTCGCTCTACTCGGATGCACTGGTCACCTTCGAGGACGACCGCGGCGCCTACGACCAGAAGGATGCCGAAGGCTTCATCCGCCTGAATGCCCTGCGCCTGCGCACGCTCGCGGCAAGGAAGCGGAACAGCTAG
- a CDS encoding lytic murein transglycosylase: MKSLFRGGLLSAIVLVAGMSAGAAQAATCGNNASGFNAWKAQFRQEAASRGVGQRALAALDGTTYASKTISADRNQKSFKLTLNQFMERRGGAAIARKGKSLKKQHASLFANIEARYGVPPGPLLAIWGMETGFGGFLGNQNIISAVATLAYDCRRSEFFTRQLYGALTLIDRGDLSPNAIGAAHGEVGQTQFLPENVVKYGVDGDGDGHIDLIRSRADALASTANFLRAHGWRPGRGYQPGEANFGAIQGWNAAGVYQQAIAIIAADIDGN, translated from the coding sequence ATGAAAAGTCTGTTCAGGGGCGGGTTGCTCTCTGCCATCGTACTCGTTGCCGGCATGTCGGCCGGCGCGGCGCAGGCCGCGACGTGCGGCAACAATGCCAGCGGCTTCAATGCCTGGAAGGCGCAGTTCCGGCAGGAAGCCGCGTCTCGCGGCGTCGGCCAGCGCGCGCTGGCGGCTCTCGACGGCACGACCTATGCGAGCAAGACCATTTCAGCCGACCGCAACCAGAAGAGCTTCAAGCTGACGCTCAACCAGTTCATGGAGCGTCGCGGCGGCGCCGCGATCGCGCGCAAGGGCAAGTCGCTCAAGAAGCAGCATGCGTCCCTGTTCGCCAATATCGAGGCACGCTACGGCGTTCCGCCCGGTCCGCTGCTCGCGATCTGGGGCATGGAGACCGGCTTCGGCGGCTTCCTCGGAAACCAGAACATCATCTCGGCAGTGGCGACGCTCGCCTATGATTGCCGCCGTTCGGAATTCTTCACGCGGCAGCTCTACGGCGCACTGACGCTGATCGATCGCGGCGATCTGTCGCCGAACGCGATCGGCGCGGCGCATGGCGAAGTCGGCCAGACGCAGTTCCTGCCGGAGAATGTCGTGAAGTACGGCGTGGACGGCGACGGGGACGGCCATATCGACCTGATCCGGTCGCGCGCGGACGCGCTTGCGTCGACGGCCAACTTCCTGCGTGCGCATGGATGGCGTCCGGGTCGCGGCTATCAGCCTGGCGAAGCCAATTTCGGCGCGATCCAGGGCTGGAACGCCGCCGGCGTCTACCAGCAGGCAATCGCGATCATCGCAGCCGACATCGACGGCAACTGA
- a CDS encoding DUF1236 domain-containing protein produces MKTRLILSVAAGAVIAMSTSVFAQSMVVATTDLNIRSGPGPQYPVVGAITVDGQATLNGCLEGSKWCQVSFNGAEGWAYSDYLLADNSGVEVVVTERPAQMEIPVVTYEDTGDTARAGGVAGAATGAIAGAIIGGPIGAAVGGVAGAAGGGITGSIIEPTPEVRTYVESNPVDPVYLDGEVVVGASLPDTVEVREIPDYEYRYVYVNGQQVLVEPDTRRIVYVVR; encoded by the coding sequence ATGAAGACGAGATTAATTCTGTCTGTCGCCGCTGGCGCTGTCATCGCCATGTCGACATCCGTATTCGCCCAGTCGATGGTCGTCGCGACCACCGATCTGAACATCCGGTCGGGTCCGGGGCCGCAATATCCGGTCGTGGGCGCGATCACCGTCGATGGCCAGGCCACCCTGAACGGCTGCCTCGAAGGCAGCAAATGGTGCCAGGTCAGCTTCAACGGCGCCGAGGGCTGGGCCTATTCCGACTATCTGCTGGCTGACAATTCGGGCGTCGAGGTCGTCGTGACCGAGCGTCCTGCGCAGATGGAAATCCCGGTCGTGACCTATGAAGATACGGGCGACACCGCCAGGGCAGGCGGCGTTGCGGGTGCCGCGACCGGCGCGATCGCCGGTGCGATCATCGGTGGTCCGATCGGCGCCGCTGTCGGCGGCGTTGCCGGCGCGGCCGGTGGCGGCATCACGGGTTCGATCATCGAGCCGACGCCCGAGGTGCGCACTTATGTTGAGAGCAACCCGGTCGACCCGGTCTATCTCGACGGCGAAGTCGTGGTCGGCGCCAGCCTGCCCGATACGGTCGAAGTCCGGGAAATCCCGGATTACGAGTACCGCTACGTCTATGTGAACGGCCAGCAGGTGCTCGTCGAGCCCGATACGCGCCGCATCGTCTACGTCGTCCGCTAG
- the ffh gene encoding signal recognition particle protein — protein sequence MFESLQERLGSILNGLTGRGALSDADVSAALREVRRALIEADVALEVVRSFVDRVREKAVGAEVLKSIKPGQMVVKIVHDELVEMLGSEGETIDLNAPAPVVIMMVGLQGSGKTTTTGKIAKRLTDRRGKKVLMASLDTRRPAAQEQLRQIGEQVNVATLPVVANQSPVDIARRAVQAAKLGGHDVVILDTAGRTHIDEPLMVEMAEIRKVSNPHEILLVADSLTGQDAVNLARSFDERVGVTGLVLTRMDGDGRGGAALSMRAVTGKPVKLIGTGEKMDALEEFHPKRIADRILGMGDIVSLVEKAAETIDAEKAAAMAKKMQSGKFDLNDLADQLRQMQNMGGMGGIMGMMPGMGKMKDQIAAAGLDDKMFGRQIAIIQSMTKAERANPDLLKHSRKKRIAAGSGTDAAQINKLLKMHRQMADMMKAMGGKGKGGGMMRAAMGGLASKMGLGGLGGGMMPGMGGGMPDLSKMDPKQLEALQKQAQAAGLGGGLPKGLPGGGGLPGLPGGLNLPGLPGGPKRK from the coding sequence ATGTTTGAGAGCCTACAGGAAAGACTCGGTTCGATACTGAACGGCCTGACCGGCCGTGGCGCGCTGTCGGATGCCGACGTCTCGGCCGCGCTGCGCGAGGTTCGCCGTGCGCTGATCGAGGCCGACGTCGCGCTTGAGGTCGTGCGCTCCTTCGTCGACCGCGTCCGTGAGAAGGCCGTCGGCGCCGAGGTTCTGAAGTCGATCAAGCCCGGCCAGATGGTCGTCAAGATCGTCCATGACGAACTGGTCGAGATGCTCGGCTCGGAAGGCGAGACGATCGACCTGAACGCGCCCGCGCCGGTCGTCATCATGATGGTCGGCCTCCAGGGCTCGGGCAAGACCACCACCACGGGCAAGATCGCCAAGCGCCTCACCGACCGCCGGGGCAAGAAGGTCCTGATGGCGTCGCTCGACACGCGCCGTCCGGCCGCGCAGGAGCAGCTTCGCCAGATCGGCGAGCAGGTGAACGTCGCCACGCTTCCGGTCGTAGCAAACCAGTCGCCGGTCGACATCGCCCGCCGCGCGGTGCAGGCCGCCAAGCTCGGCGGCCACGACGTCGTCATCCTCGACACCGCCGGCCGCACCCATATCGACGAGCCGCTGATGGTGGAGATGGCGGAGATCCGCAAGGTCTCCAATCCCCACGAAATCCTGCTCGTCGCCGATTCGCTGACCGGTCAGGACGCCGTCAATCTGGCGCGGTCCTTCGACGAGCGCGTCGGCGTCACCGGCCTCGTGCTGACCCGCATGGACGGCGACGGCCGCGGCGGTGCGGCCCTGTCCATGCGCGCCGTCACCGGCAAGCCGGTCAAGCTGATCGGCACCGGCGAGAAGATGGATGCGCTGGAGGAGTTCCATCCCAAGCGCATCGCCGACCGCATCCTCGGCATGGGCGACATCGTCAGCCTGGTCGAGAAGGCCGCCGAAACCATCGACGCGGAAAAGGCCGCGGCGATGGCGAAGAAGATGCAGTCGGGCAAGTTCGACCTGAACGACCTCGCCGACCAGCTTCGCCAGATGCAGAACATGGGCGGCATGGGCGGCATCATGGGCATGATGCCCGGCATGGGCAAGATGAAGGACCAGATCGCCGCTGCCGGCCTCGACGACAAGATGTTCGGCCGCCAGATCGCCATCATCCAGTCGATGACCAAGGCCGAGCGCGCCAATCCCGATTTGCTCAAGCACTCGCGCAAGAAGCGCATCGCCGCCGGCTCCGGCACCGACGCCGCCCAGATCAACAAGCTCCTGAAGATGCACCGCCAGATGGCGGACATGATGAAGGCGATGGGCGGCAAGGGCAAAGGCGGCGGCATGATGCGCGCGGCCATGGGCGGCCTCGCCTCCAAGATGGGTCTCGGCGGTCTCGGCGGCGGAATGATGCCCGGCATGGGTGGCGGCATGCCCGACCTGTCGAAGATGGACCCCAAGCAGCTCGAAGCGCTGCAGAAGCAGGCACAGGCAGCCGGCCTCGGCGGCGGGCTTCCCAAGGGCCTTCCAGGCGGAGGCGGGCTTCCGGGCCTGCCCGGCGGCCTCAATTTGCCCGGCCTGCCCGGTGGACCGAAGCGGAAATGA
- a CDS encoding chorismate mutase: protein MTQTRDEARAQLADYRASIDNIDAALIHMLAERFRCTKAVGVLKAKHGLPPADPSREQHQIARLRQLAKDANLDPDFAEKFLNFIIREVIRHHEAIASETAANS, encoded by the coding sequence ATGACGCAGACCAGGGACGAGGCGCGCGCGCAGCTTGCCGACTACCGCGCCTCGATCGACAACATCGACGCAGCCCTGATCCACATGCTGGCCGAGCGCTTCCGCTGCACCAAGGCGGTGGGCGTGCTCAAGGCCAAACACGGACTGCCGCCCGCCGATCCCTCGCGCGAGCAGCATCAGATTGCGCGGCTGAGGCAACTCGCCAAGGACGCCAATCTCGACCCCGATTTCGCGGAGAAGTTTTTGAACTTCATCATCCGCGAGGTCATCCGCCATCACGAGGCGATCGCCTCGGAAACGGCAGCGAATTCCTGA
- the rpsP gene encoding 30S ribosomal protein S16 codes for MALKIRLARAGSKKRPYYHVVIADVRSPRDGRFIEQVGAWNPMLPKDGDRVTLDEERIKHWLDNGALPTDRVARFLDQAGLTKREARSNPKKAEPGKKAQERVALAKKAEDDAAAKKAADEAAAAEAAAAPKEEEAPAEEAAS; via the coding sequence ATGGCACTGAAAATTCGTCTGGCCCGCGCTGGCTCCAAGAAGCGCCCTTACTACCACGTCGTCATCGCCGACGTCCGCTCGCCGCGCGACGGCCGCTTCATCGAGCAGGTCGGCGCATGGAACCCGATGCTGCCCAAGGACGGCGATCGCGTGACGCTCGACGAAGAGCGCATCAAGCATTGGCTCGACAACGGCGCGCTGCCGACCGACCGCGTCGCCCGCTTCCTCGACCAGGCCGGCCTGACCAAGCGTGAAGCCCGCTCGAACCCGAAGAAGGCCGAGCCGGGCAAGAAGGCCCAGGAGCGCGTCGCACTCGCCAAGAAGGCCGAGGACGATGCAGCCGCCAAGAAGGCCGCCGACGAAGCCGCAGCAGCAGAAGCCGCCGCCGCTCCGAAGGAAGAAGAGGCTCCCGCCGAGGAAGCCGCTTCCTGA
- a CDS encoding bile acid:sodium symporter family protein yields the protein MQSSMALSIGLPAALCIIMLGLGLSLRLSDFVRVLARPWPVLVGLFCQILLLPVLCFVLVSLSNLPPAICVGMMLLAASPGGTSAALYTHLARGDVALSISLAAVTSLLSIVTLPIIANLSLLAFYGQDGAVRLELRQVLQIFAIAIVPALIGIYIHKRYPAFAERLNRPVKLLATLFLVVVVLIALVGQWRLLATWGLTVGALALAFSLTSVAVGYWVPRMLRIERGQAVALSMSISLHNAALVIALAMSEHMLNNPEMAIPPAAYGVIAYVVVGVFVWRLNRGQGAAGQDAPRAA from the coding sequence ATGCAATCCAGTATGGCGTTGAGCATCGGGCTGCCGGCGGCGCTTTGCATCATCATGCTGGGGCTTGGGCTTTCGCTCAGGCTCTCGGACTTCGTGCGTGTGCTCGCGCGGCCATGGCCTGTGCTTGTGGGGCTTTTTTGCCAGATCCTTCTTCTGCCGGTTTTGTGTTTCGTCCTCGTGTCGCTCTCCAACCTGCCGCCGGCCATCTGCGTCGGGATGATGCTGCTTGCCGCGAGCCCCGGCGGGACGTCGGCTGCGCTCTATACGCATCTGGCGCGCGGCGATGTCGCACTCAGCATCTCGCTTGCGGCCGTCACGTCGCTGCTCTCGATCGTGACCCTGCCCATCATCGCCAATCTGTCGCTGCTGGCGTTTTACGGCCAGGATGGCGCGGTCCGGCTCGAGCTTCGTCAGGTGCTTCAGATCTTCGCCATCGCGATCGTGCCCGCCCTGATCGGCATTTACATCCACAAGCGCTATCCCGCCTTCGCGGAGCGGCTCAACAGGCCGGTCAAGCTGCTGGCGACGCTTTTCCTCGTCGTCGTGGTGCTGATCGCCCTGGTCGGGCAATGGCGGCTGCTGGCGACATGGGGGCTTACGGTCGGTGCGCTCGCGCTTGCTTTCAGCCTGACGAGCGTCGCGGTCGGTTACTGGGTGCCCCGCATGCTCAGGATCGAGCGGGGTCAGGCCGTCGCACTGTCGATGTCGATCAGCCTGCACAATGCCGCCCTCGTCATCGCACTGGCGATGAGCGAGCACATGCTGAACAATCCGGAAATGGCGATACCGCCGGCAGCCTATGGCGTGATCGCCTATGTCGTCGTCGGTGTGTTCGTATGGAGACTGAACCGGGGGCAGGGCGCAGCCGGTCAGGATGCGCCGAGGGCCGCCTGA
- a CDS encoding AraC family transcriptional regulator codes for MLSNSSNPRPIDHLTGMLQSLRLDGIEYGRRHLDGSWAFSFPQKPHAYFHFVGGRACWLLTPGGEWLELLAGDAVLLPRGGAHALASEPDAIRQPFPQWQCRPLGEDVYDPSAMATGSNCLLFYGSMRFNLDSLHPLLGMMPEVMQAKELMRHEPATLQLLDAMACEMAANRVGACGIVARLADVLAAQIIRSWVEYGCAGASGWIAAVRHPQIGRALAAIHSHTEYDWTVEKLTDLIGVSRSGFAAKFSNVVGETPAQYIAQVRMHQARYWIVRDNARISVVSQRLGYESEASFSRAFKRVMGVPPSHYRSANAESAAVAIQFVRDGSALPGHLK; via the coding sequence ATGCTTAGCAATTCGTCCAATCCGCGGCCAATTGATCATCTCACCGGCATGCTGCAAAGTTTACGGCTCGACGGCATCGAGTATGGGCGGCGTCATCTTGACGGCTCCTGGGCGTTCTCTTTTCCGCAAAAGCCGCACGCATATTTCCATTTCGTCGGAGGCAGAGCCTGCTGGCTCCTGACGCCGGGGGGAGAATGGTTGGAGCTATTAGCCGGCGATGCCGTTTTGCTGCCGCGCGGAGGAGCCCACGCACTTGCCAGTGAGCCAGATGCCATACGGCAACCTTTTCCCCAATGGCAGTGTCGACCTCTCGGCGAAGATGTCTACGATCCGAGCGCTATGGCGACCGGCAGCAACTGCCTGTTGTTCTATGGGTCCATGCGCTTCAATCTGGACAGCCTGCATCCACTGCTCGGGATGATGCCGGAAGTCATGCAAGCCAAGGAACTCATGCGTCACGAACCCGCCACGCTTCAACTGCTTGATGCAATGGCTTGCGAGATGGCGGCGAACCGGGTCGGTGCTTGTGGGATTGTGGCGCGGCTCGCGGACGTCCTTGCGGCGCAGATCATCCGCTCCTGGGTGGAATACGGATGCGCCGGTGCCAGTGGATGGATCGCAGCGGTTCGCCATCCGCAGATCGGACGCGCGTTAGCTGCTATTCACTCCCACACAGAGTATGATTGGACCGTCGAGAAGCTTACTGATCTCATCGGCGTATCGCGATCAGGTTTTGCCGCCAAGTTTTCCAACGTGGTTGGCGAAACACCAGCCCAGTATATCGCACAGGTTCGTATGCATCAGGCCCGATACTGGATCGTTCGCGACAACGCGCGAATTTCCGTTGTATCACAACGCCTTGGATATGAGTCTGAGGCTTCCTTCAGTCGGGCCTTCAAACGGGTGATGGGGGTGCCTCCAAGCCACTATCGATCAGCAAATGCTGAAAGTGCCGCAGTGGCCATTCAGTTTGTCAGAGACGGCTCGGCATTGCCCGGACATCTAAAATAA